In Erigeron canadensis isolate Cc75 chromosome 1, C_canadensis_v1, whole genome shotgun sequence, a single window of DNA contains:
- the LOC122584819 gene encoding uncharacterized protein LOC122584819 isoform X1, with protein MAKQAQTFFLEEWLKTNSGAIRSTNAALSTTQSARAIIQAWADLRESLHLKSFTQHHHRSLQTLLNSGISLYVADPQVKLIISILSAPFLSLPSESYPLFIRLLYVWVRKSSKPSPMLINSSINVLLQLFSSQSIGNKSALFFTEGILLLGAYTFVPSVTEETRTQCLELFCKLLDEEYKLVSLFDDLVPNVLAGIGYALSSCGHIHFLRILDSLFGIWNKEGGPSINLVHGLMVLHLVEWVLYNCIQSQSSEKIKTFSREILEAPNTEYAAFSIVMGAAGALRASNRSISAGLMQLRSAAEKRLEIIASDFISKFGTNWNKQRKDSVLLQCISLALARSGAVSSRESLLLCLASAILTEVFPLSRFYANILRVSVNSSNRGFHEVKEHLNSVVFKEAGVITGVFCKQYAEANEGSKGKVENLIWDFCQDVYMSHCQVALMLQGKNEELIQDLEKITESAFLMVVFFALAVTKQKLVPNIPKEIQLDISVKILVSFSCLEYFRRMRLSEYMDTIRAVAGSVQEDETACVSFIESIPSYADLTKVHVSSNKMEFTWSKDEMQTSRILFYLRVIPTCAERIPAAVFRKTVAPILFLYMGHPNGKVTRASHSTFVAFISSGNEDDNDRVTLKEQLVYYYMQRSLEGYPAVTPFEGMASGVAALVRYLPAGSPSIFYCVHCLVEKATSLCSEVPTEPGSWNEYDELEPCKKLLDLLLRLLSLVDIQVLPSLMKLLAQLVVHLPEDGQNMVLNDLYAQVADSDDVTRKPALVSWVQSLSYLSSQATISRAPKEDRQHRKSGARSWNKGRLAGLNRIFARI; from the exons ATGGCGAAGCAAGCTCAAACGTTCTTTCTTGAAGAATGGCTGAAAACAAATAGCGGTGCTATACGCAGTACAAACGCTGCCCTTTCTACTACTCAATCAGCCCGAGCCATCATCCAAGCATGGGCCGATCTTAGGGAATCACTTCATctaaaatcatttactcaacaCCATCACCGATCTTTGCAGACCCTCTTAAACTCCGGAATCTCTCTTTATGTTGCAGACCCACAAGTTAAGCTCATAATCTCTATTCTATCAGCACCTTTCCTATCTCTACCTTCCGAATCATATCCGCTTTTTATTAGACTTCTGTATGTATGGGTTAGAAAGTCATCAAAGCCGTCTCCTATGTTAATTAACTCTTCAATAAACGTATTGTTACAACTATTTTCGTCTCAATCTATTGGCAATAAAAGTGCTTTGTTCTTCACCGAAGGTATTCTTCTCTTGGGTGCTTATACTTTTGTGCCCTCTGTAACCGAAGAAACGAGAACACAATGCCTGGAGTTGTTTTGTAAATTATTGGATGAAGAATACAAGTTGGTCTCTTTGTTTGATGATCTTGTTCCCAATGTACTGGCTGGGATTGGCTATGCTCTGTCTTCTTGTGGGCACATTCACTTTCTtcgaattcttgattcattatTTGGAATTTGGAATAAAGAAGGGGGGCCTTCTATTAATTTAGTGCATGGTCTAATGGTACTGCATCTTGTTGAATGGGTTCTCTATAACTGTATCCAATCACAGTCATCTGAGAAAATTAAGACTTTCTCACGGGAGATTCTAGAAGCTCCCAATACAGAATATGCAGCGTTTTCTATCGTCATGGGTGCAGCAGGAGCTTTGAGAGCCTCTAATAGGTCGATATCTGCCGGTCTCATGCAATTGAGAAGTGCTGCTGAGAAACGACTTGAAATCATTGCAAGCGACTTCATTTCTAAATTTGGAACCAACTGGAACAAGCAGCGTAAAGATAGTGTTCTTTTGCAATgtatatcattagctttagctAGAAGTGGTGCTGTTTCCTCCAGAGAATCTCTTCTTTTATGCCTTGCTTCTGCAATATTGACTGAAGTTTTCCCTTTAAGTCGTTTTTATGCAAACATTCTTCGGGTTTCGGTAAATTCTAGTAACAGGGGGTTTCATGAAGTTAAAGAACATCTGAACAGTGTAGTTTTTAAGGAGGCAGGAGTGATAACCGGTGTTTTCTGCAAACAATATGCCGAAGCCAATGAAGGAAGTAAGGGTAAAGTGGAGAATCTCATATGGGATTTTTGTCAAGATGTTTACATGTCACATTGCCAGGTGGCTCTGATGCTTCAAGGGAAAAATGAAGAATTGATCCAAGATTTAGAAAAGATTACGGAATCTGCGTTTCTTATGGTTGTCTTCTTTGCTTTGGCTGTCACTAAACAGAAATTAGTCCCTAATATCCCTAAGGAGATTCAGCTGGATATTTCAGTTAAGATAttagtttctttttcttgtttggaGTATTTTCGGAGAATGCGATTGTCGGAATATATGGATACTATCAGGGCAGTTGCGGGAAGTGTGCAAGAAGATGAGACAGCTTGTGTCTCTTTTATCGAATCCATACCTTCGTATGCTGACCTGACAAAAGTTCATG TGTCATCGAACAAAATGGAGTTTACATGGTCTAAAGATGAAATGCAGACATCAAGGATCTTGTTTTATCTGCGTGTGATCCCGACTTGTGCAGAACGAATACCTGCTGCAGTATTCAGAAAGACTGTTGCTCCCATCCTATTTTT ATACATGGGACATCCAAATGGGAAAGTAACTCGAGCTTCACATTCAACATTTGTAGCTTTCATCTCTTCCGGGAATGAAGATGATAATGATAGAGTTACATTGAAGGAACAGCTTGTTTATTATTACATGCAGAGATCATTAGAG GGATACCCTGCTGTGACCCCATTTGAAGGTATGGCTTCTGGAGTTGCTGCATTGGTTCGATATCTTCCTGCAGGAAGTCCTTCTATCTTCTATTGTGTACATTGTCTCGTAGAGAAAGCTACTAGCCTCTGCAGTGAAGTCCCCACTGAGCCTGGATCATGGAACGAGTATGACGAGTTAGAGCCGTGTAAGAAACTTCTGGATTTACTACTTCGACTTCTCTCCCTGGTCGATATACAG GTATTGCCGAGTTTGATGAAGCTGTTAGCACAACTGGTTGTGCACCTCCCCGAAGATGGTCAAAACATGGTTCTAAACGACTTATATGCTCAAGTCGCTGATTCAGATGATGTTACACGGAAACCAGCACTCGTGTCTTGGGTGCAGTCTTTATCTTATCTATCTTCTCAAGCTACAATCAGTAGAGCACCCAAAGAAGACCGCCAACATAGAAAATCTGGTGCAAGATCTTGGAATAAGGGCAGGCTGGCTGGCTTGAACAGGATCTTTGCACGAATTTAG
- the LOC122584819 gene encoding uncharacterized protein LOC122584819 isoform X2, giving the protein MAKQAQTFFLEEWLKTNSGAIRSTNAALSTTQSARAIIQAWADLRESLHLKSFTQHHHRSLQTLLNSGISLYVADPQVKLIISILSAPFLSLPSESYPLFIRLLYVWVRKSSKPSPMLINSSINVLLQLFSSQSIGNKSALFFTEGILLLGAYTFVPSVTEETRTQCLELFCKLLDEEYKLVSLFDDLVPNVLAGIGYALSSCGHIHFLRILDSLFGIWNKEGGPSINLVHGLMVLHLVEWVLYNCIQSQSSEKIKTFSREILEAPNTEYAAFSIVMGAAGALRASNRSISAGLMQLRSAAEKRLEIIASDFISKFGTNWNKQRKDSVLLQCISLALARSGAVSSRESLLLCLASAILTEVFPLSRFYANILRVSVNSSNRGFHEVKEHLNSVVFKEAGVITGVFCKQYAEANEGSKGKVENLIWDFCQDVYMSHCQVALMLQGKNEELIQDLEKITESAFLMVVFFALAVTKQKLVPNIPKEIQLDISVKILVSFSCLEYFRRMRLSEYMDTIRAVAGSVQEDETACVSFIESIPSYADLTKVHVSSNKMEFTWSKDEMQTSRILFYLRVIPTCAERIPAAVFRKTVAPILFLYPVVEL; this is encoded by the exons ATGGCGAAGCAAGCTCAAACGTTCTTTCTTGAAGAATGGCTGAAAACAAATAGCGGTGCTATACGCAGTACAAACGCTGCCCTTTCTACTACTCAATCAGCCCGAGCCATCATCCAAGCATGGGCCGATCTTAGGGAATCACTTCATctaaaatcatttactcaacaCCATCACCGATCTTTGCAGACCCTCTTAAACTCCGGAATCTCTCTTTATGTTGCAGACCCACAAGTTAAGCTCATAATCTCTATTCTATCAGCACCTTTCCTATCTCTACCTTCCGAATCATATCCGCTTTTTATTAGACTTCTGTATGTATGGGTTAGAAAGTCATCAAAGCCGTCTCCTATGTTAATTAACTCTTCAATAAACGTATTGTTACAACTATTTTCGTCTCAATCTATTGGCAATAAAAGTGCTTTGTTCTTCACCGAAGGTATTCTTCTCTTGGGTGCTTATACTTTTGTGCCCTCTGTAACCGAAGAAACGAGAACACAATGCCTGGAGTTGTTTTGTAAATTATTGGATGAAGAATACAAGTTGGTCTCTTTGTTTGATGATCTTGTTCCCAATGTACTGGCTGGGATTGGCTATGCTCTGTCTTCTTGTGGGCACATTCACTTTCTtcgaattcttgattcattatTTGGAATTTGGAATAAAGAAGGGGGGCCTTCTATTAATTTAGTGCATGGTCTAATGGTACTGCATCTTGTTGAATGGGTTCTCTATAACTGTATCCAATCACAGTCATCTGAGAAAATTAAGACTTTCTCACGGGAGATTCTAGAAGCTCCCAATACAGAATATGCAGCGTTTTCTATCGTCATGGGTGCAGCAGGAGCTTTGAGAGCCTCTAATAGGTCGATATCTGCCGGTCTCATGCAATTGAGAAGTGCTGCTGAGAAACGACTTGAAATCATTGCAAGCGACTTCATTTCTAAATTTGGAACCAACTGGAACAAGCAGCGTAAAGATAGTGTTCTTTTGCAATgtatatcattagctttagctAGAAGTGGTGCTGTTTCCTCCAGAGAATCTCTTCTTTTATGCCTTGCTTCTGCAATATTGACTGAAGTTTTCCCTTTAAGTCGTTTTTATGCAAACATTCTTCGGGTTTCGGTAAATTCTAGTAACAGGGGGTTTCATGAAGTTAAAGAACATCTGAACAGTGTAGTTTTTAAGGAGGCAGGAGTGATAACCGGTGTTTTCTGCAAACAATATGCCGAAGCCAATGAAGGAAGTAAGGGTAAAGTGGAGAATCTCATATGGGATTTTTGTCAAGATGTTTACATGTCACATTGCCAGGTGGCTCTGATGCTTCAAGGGAAAAATGAAGAATTGATCCAAGATTTAGAAAAGATTACGGAATCTGCGTTTCTTATGGTTGTCTTCTTTGCTTTGGCTGTCACTAAACAGAAATTAGTCCCTAATATCCCTAAGGAGATTCAGCTGGATATTTCAGTTAAGATAttagtttctttttcttgtttggaGTATTTTCGGAGAATGCGATTGTCGGAATATATGGATACTATCAGGGCAGTTGCGGGAAGTGTGCAAGAAGATGAGACAGCTTGTGTCTCTTTTATCGAATCCATACCTTCGTATGCTGACCTGACAAAAGTTCATG TGTCATCGAACAAAATGGAGTTTACATGGTCTAAAGATGAAATGCAGACATCAAGGATCTTGTTTTATCTGCGTGTGATCCCGACTTGTGCAGAACGAATACCTGCTGCAGTATTCAGAAAGACTGTTGCTCCCATCCTATTTTTGTATCCTGTAGTTGAACTCTGA
- the LOC122585725 gene encoding pentatricopeptide repeat-containing protein At5g66520-like, producing the protein MICRHSSSTSKWISAIKNASSPHKSIQIYIQMHQKSIPIDSFTLLYTLSASTHLHNLPLLHHLHAHISKLGFTSNVYIMSSLLHGYSSNAACFHDASNLFDEMPERSIVTWNTMITGFSRSGNVDKARTLFDEMPLKNVGSWSAMIAAYVNSGDRRKGLGLFGKMVVDEKIKPDVFTLSSVVGACGHMGAIGFVLGKSVHGFVIKNEWDANVKLGTALIDMYAKCGYLKVASVVFDMMRETNVVSWTALICGAAQHGYVSEAIHLFERMQKVGVKPNELTFTGILSACVQAGLVDEGRKYFKMIVEYGLKPNIHHYCCMVNLFGKAGELEDMYEVIMNMQIEPNMNIWGSFLNSCKAENNFEMAERVIDKVIEMLRPEEDGGVYNLIADLFVMGEKWDDAERMRRLMVRQNVKKARGASYI; encoded by the coding sequence ATGATATGTCGTCACAGCAGCAGCACATCAAAATGGATTTCAGCTATAAAAAATGCATCTTCCCCACATAAAtctatacaaatatacatacaaatgcaTCAGAAATCAATCCCTATAGACAGCTTCACTCTCCTGTACACCCTTTCAGCCTCAACCCATTTGCATAaccttcctcttcttcatcaccTTCATGCCCATATTTCCAAACTCGGGTTTACGtcgaatgtatatataatgtcCTCTCTTTTACATGGCTACTCATCCAATGCTGCGTGTTTTCATGATGCATCCAacctgtttgatgaaatgcctgagAGAAGTATTGTCACTTGGAATACAATGATAACGGGTTTTTCAAGATCAGGGAATGTGGACAAGGCAAGAactttgtttgatgaaatgccgtTGAAGAATGTTGGATCTTGGTCTGCGATGATTGCGGCGTACGTTAATAGCGGTGATCGGAGAAAAGGGTTGGGATTGTTTGGTAAGATGGTGGTGGATGAAAAGATAAAACCCGATGTATTTACTTTGAGTAGTGTGGTAGGAGCTTGTGGGCATATGGGTGCGATTGGGTTTGTTTTAGGGAAGTCGGTTCATGGATTTGTTATAAAGAATGAATGGGATGCGAATGTGAAGCTTGGGACTGCGTTGATCGATATGTATGCAAAATGTGGGTACTTGAAAGTTGCTTCTGTTGTGTTTGACATGATGCGAGAAACTAACGTTGTTTCTTGGACTGCGTTGATATGTGGGGCTGCACAACATGGATACGTTAGTGAGGCGATACATCTGTTTGAGAGGATGCAGAAAGTGGGTGTTAAGCCTAATGAGCTCACTTTCACGGGGATATTAAGTGCTTGTGTGCAGGCAGGGTTGGTTGATGAGGGACGGAAGTATTTTAAAATGATAGTGGAATATGGGTTAAAGCCGAATATTCATCATTATTGTTGTATGGTCAATTTGTTTGGCAAAGCAGGGGAGCTAGAAGATATGTATGAGGTTATAATGAATATGCAGATCGAGCCTAATATGAATATTTGGGGATCTTTTCTCAATTCTTGCAAGGCAGAGAATAACTTTGAGATGGCAGAAAGGGTGATTGATAAAGTGATCGAAATGTTAAGGCCAGAAGAGGATGGAGGTGTTTATAATCTTATTGCTGATTTGTTTGTTATGGGTGAGAAGTGGGATGACGCAGAAAGGATGAGAAGGTTAATGGTAAGACAGAATGTTAAGAAGGCAAGAGGagctagttatatataa
- the LOC122585726 gene encoding heat shock cognate 70 kDa protein-like, with product MAGEGIGPAIGIDLGTTYSCVGVWQHNQVEIIPNDQGNRTMPSCVSFTDGGILTGEAAKNQVAVNPTYTVFDAKRLIGRRFNDANVQQDMKLWPFRVIKGANDIPKILVSYKGEEKEFAAEEISSMVLRKLKETAEQYLGKIVKDAVITVPAYFDDSQRQATKDAGHVAGLNVLQIINEPTSAAIAYGLDMKSDLNRETNVLIFDLGGGTFDVSIVAIDQKGKLQVKAVGGDTHLGGQDFDNVMLDHFVTQFNKKHKTDASGNLKALGRLRVACEKAKRVLSSSTETTIEIDGLHQGIDFNMRISRAKFENLNSDFFTKCIATVESCLNDAKLSKKYIDEVVLVGGSTRIPKVQQLLQEFFDGKELSKRIHADEAVAYGASVLAAKLSGEKSQKVKDLVLLDIVPLSLGVNVRGGLLSVVIPRNTPIPAKKNKNFISIEDNQKTMDFNVYQGERAIAKDNNWLGYFEVPVPPAPKGKAKVNVVFEIDGNGILKCTGEDISTGLKKKIRINSDKQRLSKEEIDKMLKDAKKYKLEDEEYKKAAFARNALEEYIDNIKIKIKTIGKTNKAKLHKEDMKKMENAIADASDSLDGNELEDVGTYEKTLNQLEKLCFPIIAKLV from the exons ATGGCCGGAGAAGGTATTGGACCAGCTATCGGTATCGACCTAGGAACAACCTATTCATGTGTGGGTGTCTGGCAACATAACCAAGTTGAAATCATACCTAATGATCAGGGCAATAGGACTATGCCATCTTGTGTTTCATTCACTGATGGTGGAATTTTAACTGGTGAAGCCGCAAAGAACCAAGTTGCTGTGAACCCCACGTATACCGTATTTG ATGcaaaaagattgattggaaggaGATTCAATGATGCAAATGTTCAACAAGACATGAAGTTGTGGCCTTTCAGAGTCATAAAAGGGGCTAATGATATTCCAAAAATCTTAGTTTCCTACAAAGGTGAAGAGAAGGAATTTGCCGCAGAAGAAATCTCATCCATGGTTCTTAGGAAACTGAAAGAGACTGCAGAGCAATACCTTGGTAAGATTGTGAAAGATGCAGTGATCACCGTGCCAGCTTATTTTGATGATTCTCAACGCCAAGCTACAAAAGATGCTGGGCATGTTGCCGGACTCAATGTTCTTCAAATAATTAATGAGCCTACTTCGGCAGCAATTGCTTATGGGCTTGACATGAAAAGTGATCTAAACCGTGAAACAAATGTGCTAATATTTGATTTAGGCGGTGGTACATTTGATGTCTCAATTGTCGCCATTGATCAAAAAGGTAAGTTACAAGTGAAGGCTGTAGGTGGTGACACCCACTTAGGCGGTCAAGACTTTGATAACGTAATGTTGGATCACTTTGTCACACAATTCAACAAAAAGCACAAGACGGATGCAAGTGGGAACCTAAAAGCACTAGGACGGCTGAGGGTAGCTTGTGAAAAGGCAAAACGAGTTCTCTCTTCATCTACTGAAACTACTATAGAAATTGATGGTTTGCATCAAGGTATTGATTTCAACATGAGAATTAGTCGTGCAAAGTTTGAAAATCTTAATTCGGACTTCTTTACTAAGTGCATAGCGACAGTGGAGAGTTGTTTAAATGATGCAAAACTGTCCAAGAAGTATATCGACGAGGTGGTACTCGTTGGTGGGTCAACTAGGATACCTAAAGTACAACAATTGTTGCAAGAATTCTTCGATGGAAAAGAGCTTTCTAAAAGGATTCATGCCGATGAGGCAGTTGCATATGGTGCCTCGGTTCTTGCTGCAAAGTTAAGTGGCGAAAAAAGTCAGAAAGTTAAGGATCTGGTGTTATTGGATATAGTTCCTTTGTCACTAGGTGTAAATGTTCGTGGTGGCTTGTTATCAGTTGTAATTCCAAGAAATACCCCAATACCAGCAAAGAAGAATAAAAACTTCATTTCAATTGAGGATAACCAAAAAACTATGGATTTCAATGTTTACCAAGGTGAAAGAGCTATTGCTAAAGATAATAATTGGTTGGGATATTTTGAGGTTCCAGTCCCACCTGCACCAAAAGGTAAAGCAAAAGTGAACGTGGTATTTGAAATCGATGGTAATGGTATTTTGAAGTGCACTGGTGAGGATATCAGTACAGGTTTGAAAAAGAAGATTAGGATTAACAGCGACAAGCAGAGGCTTTCAAAGGAAGAGATCGACAAGATGTTGAAAGATGCGAAAAAGTACAAACTTGAGGATGAAGAATACAAGAAGGCAGCGTTTGCACGTAATGCATTGGAGGAATACATTGacaacatcaaaatcaaaatcaagacAATCGGAAAAACTAACAAGGCAAAGCTTCACAAAGAAGATATGAAAAAAATGGAAAACGCGATAGCTGATGCAAGCGATTCGCTTGATGGAAATGAGCTTGAAGATGTCGGCACGTATGAGAAGACATTAAATCAATTAGAAAAACTATGTTTTCCCATCATTGCAAAGCTTGTGTAA